CTCAATCGATTCCGGGCCGGGTACTTCCTCTGAACATCGGCGGATCTAGGTGCTGATCTTCCAACAGCAAGGCCCAAGAAAAGCAAATCACGACAGAACTGCGTCTCACTGAGACCCGGCATTGAGATCATTTACCCAGGATGACGGCCCCATAGATTTGTTGGGTTGTTCAACCGAGCGCGCCGGTGATTGAGCGTTACACCCTTCCTGAGATGGGAGCCGTCTGGAGTGAGCAGGCAAAATTCCAGAGCTGGCTTGATGTGGAAATCGCTGCCACCGAAGCCAACTGCCGGCTCGGTCGCGTGCCAGAGGAGGCCCTCGACACCATCAAGGCGAAGGCCAGCTTCGAGGTAGAACGCATCCTGGAGATCGAAGCCGAGGTGCGCCACGACGTGATCGCCTTCCTTACCAACGTGAATGAGCACGTTGGTGATGCCGGGCGCCACATCCATGTGGGGATGACCAGCAGCGATGTGCTGGACACGGGCGTGGCCCTGCAGCTGAAACGCTCGGTGGCCCTGCTGCGCACCGAACTCGATGCCCTGGCAGACGCTCTGCTCGAACTGGCCCGAGCCCACAAGGGCACGGAAATGATTGGCCGCTCCCATGCAATCCACGGCGAACCGATCACCTTCGGGTTCAAGGTTGCCGGCTGGCTGGCGGAAACAGAGCGTAACCGCATCCGCCTGGAACGGCTGGAGCAGGATGTGGCCGTGGGTCAGGTGAGCGGCGCCATGGGCACCTATGCCAACACCGATCCCCAGGTGGAGGCCATCGCCTGCGAGATCCTCGGGCTCACCCCCGACACCGCCAGCACCCAGGTGATCTCCCGCGATCGCCATGCCGACTACGTGCAGACCCTCGCTCTAGTGGGCGCTTCCCTGGAGCGCTTCTCCACGGAGATCCGCAACCTCCAACGCACCGATGTATTGGAAGTGGAGGAGAACTTTGCCAAGGGCCAGAAAGGCAGCTCTGCCATGCCCCACAAACGCAACCCGATCCGCAGCGAGCGGATCAGCGGTCTGGCCCGGGTGCTGCGCAGCTACACCATTGCTGCTCTTGAGAACGTGGCCCTCTGGCATGAGCGCGACATCAGCCACAGCTCCACTGAGCGAATGATGCTTCCCGATTGCTCGGTGACCCTGCACTTCATGCTGCGGGAGATGACCAGCGTCGTGAAGGGTCTTGGGATCTACCCCGAGAACATGCGCCGCAACATGAATGTTTATGGCGGCGTGGTGTTCAGCCAGCGGGTACTGCTCGCCCTTGTGGACACTGGCATGAGCCGAGAAGAGGCCTACCGGGTCGTGCAGCGCAACGCCCACACCGCTTGGAACACCGACGGCGGCAACTTCCGAGCCAATCTGGAAGCCGATGCCGATGTGAGCTCACGGCTCTCGGCTGCGCAGTTAGCTGACTGTTTCAGCACCGAGCTGCATCAGGCCAACCTCGGCGTGATCTGGGAGCGGCTGGGCATCTGATCCAAGCACTGCCCCAAGGGCTGCAGGGGCTGCCCAGGGGAGCTGGTGATTTCGAGAATGCGACCACAGGCCAGCGGCTGCTCAAGAGCATCCAGGCAAACCTGCGCCACAAGACGCCGCGGAATGCTGTTGCTCTGCTGTTGATCAGCATCGGTCACCAGTACGCCCTCGGTGGTGCTGCGGTTGTCGTCTTCACTGAGACCTCCAGGCCGGATCACGGTCCAATCCAGGCCGCTTCGCTCGAGGCAGCGTTCACCCACCCGCTTCCAGACCAGGATCAGGCCGAACAGGTTGAGGGGATGCAGCCAACGGCCGGCGCAGAGGGAACTCACCAGCACAACACGCTTCAGCCCTAGGGAGCGGCAGGCCTGCACTTGCGCCTGCACTCCCCACGCATCCACCTGCAAGGGAGCCGCCAGGTTGATCGAAGGTCGAGCGCCTGTTGCGATCACCAAGGCTTTACAGCCCTGCAGCGCATGGAGCAACGCTTCCGCCGTGTCCAGCTCCAGGCGACAGACCTCCAGGCGCCCCTGCTGCTCGGCCTGGGCCAGGGCAGGGGGGAGCACGGACGCAGGTCGAACGATGGCTCGAACCGATTGACCACGCTCAAGCGCCTCCTCCACCACGCGCCATCCGGTTTTGCCGGAGGCGCCCGACACCGCTAATTGCGTCATCCCATCAGACCTGATCTGCGCACCAGTCAACAGGCACGAGGCAAGAGCAGACGGGTCAGAATCGGCTCGTCATCTCCAGCGGCATGAGCACTGCCCAACTCCGGCAATTTTTTGCTCACATCTCGAGAGACCCTTCTCTTAGAGAGCAGGTGCTGCAGGCCGTGAGTGCCGATGCTGCGGCCCTGATTGCCCAGAAGTTGGGCTACGAAGTCTCCGGCGATGAACTGCTGCGCTTCTCTGGCAAAAGTTCGTCAGGCGTGAGCGTCACCAAGATTCAGCACCCCGGCGAATACCACTAGACCCTTGGGGCATCACCGCGACCAACTGGTGGATCTGCTGCGGCAAAAGCCAAACGATGCAGGCCTGCAGACGCTGATCGAACGGGTGGAACATGAGCAGCCCGCCGACCTCACCAACTCAGCAAACTTGCTTCGCGGGGTCTGGGAGTTGCACTGGAGCAGTTCCCAGCAACCCTGGTTAAGGCCGAGCTCCGGGCTGGAGAACCTGCAGATCCTGGATCCAGAGCACGGACGCGGCTGCAATCTGCTGCGCTTGCGCGGCCTCTTAAGTGCTTTGAGGGGCATCCGTGTGCGGGCGGAGGTGCAGGTCGCCAGCAGCCAGCGGGTCATGGTGTGCTTTCGCCAGGGAGGCTGGGTCGGCCCCTCCTTACCGAACCGCCAAAAGTTGAGTTGGATGCGAAAAGTTCAGCAGAGCACGCCGGCATGGCTCGACATCACCGTGCTGGATGAACAGCCAAGGATCTGCAGAGGCAATGTAGGAACAACCTTCGCGCTGCTAAAGCGAAACAATTTAAATCTGAAAACCTTTTTTGGTGTATGTGGACTCGCAAACATGGCTGGAATTTGCCAGCAAGCTGAGCCAGAACCGAAGGGCTTGCATTCCATCTGATGGCACGCCTTCTTCAGCTTCTGCAGGGGTCCAGCAACAACGCTGATCTTGCAGCATGGACTGCCGTGATATTCGCATCGATCACCGCACTGGTGATCTGGGGACTCTTCAATGCCTACCCAAATTTGCTCTAAAAGCCAACAGTTACCGGTAAGAATCCTGCTCGTAAACGTTCAAACGCAGGGTGGGGCCGACATAACGGACGGGATCCTCTCCATCTGCCATAAGTTCCGTTGACCATTGATAAATACTGAACTGAGGATTAAAGCCACGGAACACAACATTCATAGTTTGCCCCGGCTGGATTACTGGATTGAATAGGATGTTCAAGTCCTCTTCGGACTCTGAAACATCAGCGGCACCCAATCCGCTTGTTCCTTTGCGGCGAAGGGAATAGTCGCCGAGATAAACGCGAGGTTCGGACCGGCCCAATCCCACTGATCAAGATTGGGCAGCTGCCGAAGAACAAGCGCGCCCAATGCATTGCCAGCATCGGGAGAAACCACAACCGTAATCGTGGTGCGATTGCGCGAATGACGACGACGGCTCGAGCCACAGCATCGGAGACAGCAAAAGTGTGGCAATCCACTGGCGCTTCATCCAATTTTTCCGAGGTATGAAGCAACGTTAGGGATAGTGATCAGTACAACCTGTGAGGCCAAAGTACCTGTCCTTGCGCGACCTCAGCAATGCCTGACCAGCAAGGATTCGACCATGCCGGTCTGGCTCTGAATCGCATAGGCCTCTACTTCGCTCTGGCGCTGCAGCGGCCCGAGCACCTGGGTCACCGTCAGCACGTGCTCCGCTGTTGAACGGTCAATATGGTGAGCGAAAAACCGATCAACATGTTCAGGGCTGAAGCCACCCTGCGCCTGCAGCATCAAGCTGATCGTGGACGACGAAGGCTTCTCCAAACCATCAAGACAATCCTGAACAACGTGGATGGCCTCATGGGTCAGAACATCTAACTGAATCCCTGGCTCATCGCTTAGCCCCTGCGACAAACAGAGCCGACTCACACCTATGTTGTAAGCAGCTGGTTCGGCTCCGGCGCCACAATGATCGAGTTGATCAATCACAACACCTAGCTGCGGAAACAGATCTCGACATCTGATCTAAAGAATCCTGATCAGTAGGCAATCAACTCAAGCCAGAACAGTGCGGTTAGTGCCGTGGCTCCGACCGCCAAAGCGAACCATTGATCTTTGAGGGTGCGGACCACGTTGCTTCAGCTGCTGCCCAAATAAACCGAGCTTTCAGCAAGAAGCCAACCTCAGCTGATATTCGCTCCCCATCTCACCCATGTTGAGCGAGTGCTCGAATGAAGCCCAAAAAAGGGCGGTCCGTGCCGGATAGCAAATCACAGCGAGACCAGCCTTGCAAACCGAATTAGTTCAAGTGCTGCTAAGGAAGATCAAGCATGGGCTTGCGAAATAGACGCCAGACCGTCTTCTTTCTGCTTGTGACAAAAACCCCAGACCGGTATCGAATCAGGCCGAATCGGTTGAGGTCACTGTCTTATTCAAGATGTATCCCGCTCTGGAGGGCTCCGGCCGGGACACGGACCCATGTCAGCGGCAACTGCTGGGTCCGCCTTTCTCAGCAAAATCAACAACTAAGCTGGATGGTTTGTTTGTCTAAACGTTCAACGCCAAACTGACGGAATGGCAAACAAACCCTGGTTCCAAGCCAACATCCACGCCCCTGGCACAGGCTTCGCGCTGCTGGTCATCGCGTTCTGCTTGTTGATTCAGACCATCCCCACAGCGGTCTGTGTGATGAGCCCAAGGTCTGGGTGGGACCCCCCGTTGTCTCCAGAGAGGGTCAGGTATTGCGAAGGCGGCTGAAGCCCGGGCATTGCTGGCGGTTCGCGAAAGCTGCGGAATTGTTTGGCATGCAGACGGTCCCAACAATTACCGCAATCTTTGGAGCATTAAAAACCTTCTGGTCACCATTCTGCTCACCAAGAGGCATGAAACTTGTCGAGAACCCATTTAGCAGTCTTCTCTTCAGCTGAGGCACTGACAGACAGCAGGGACCGGCAAGCTCGATAGCTGTTCGCCCAAGGAACAAGCCGAAGAGACGGCACTAGCGGGTGCACTGCAGAACACCCATTACGTCTCCCCCTACATCAAATCAATTCTGAGCCCTATGTCAC
This window of the Synechococcus sp. MU1643 genome carries:
- a CDS encoding SDR family oxidoreductase encodes the protein MTQLAVSGASGKTGWRVVEEALERGQSVRAIVRPASVLPPALAQAEQQGRLEVCRLELDTAEALLHALQGCKALVIATGARPSINLAAPLQVDAWGVQAQVQACRSLGLKRVVLVSSLCAGRWLHPLNLFGLILVWKRVGERCLERSGLDWTVIRPGGLSEDDNRSTTEGVLVTDADQQQSNSIPRRLVAQVCLDALEQPLACGRILEITSSPGQPLQPLGQCLDQMPSRSQITPRLA
- a CDS encoding DUF2808 domain-containing protein, translating into MGRSEPRVYLGDYSLRRKGTSGLGAADVSESEEDLNILFNPVIQPGQTMNVVFRGFNPQFSIYQWSTELMADGEDPVRYVGPTLRLNVYEQDSYR
- the purB gene encoding adenylosuccinate lyase, yielding MIERYTLPEMGAVWSEQAKFQSWLDVEIAATEANCRLGRVPEEALDTIKAKASFEVERILEIEAEVRHDVIAFLTNVNEHVGDAGRHIHVGMTSSDVLDTGVALQLKRSVALLRTELDALADALLELARAHKGTEMIGRSHAIHGEPITFGFKVAGWLAETERNRIRLERLEQDVAVGQVSGAMGTYANTDPQVEAIACEILGLTPDTASTQVISRDRHADYVQTLALVGASLERFSTEIRNLQRTDVLEVEENFAKGQKGSSAMPHKRNPIRSERISGLARVLRSYTIAALENVALWHERDISHSSTERMMLPDCSVTLHFMLREMTSVVKGLGIYPENMRRNMNVYGGVVFSQRVLLALVDTGMSREEAYRVVQRNAHTAWNTDGGNFRANLEADADVSSRLSAAQLADCFSTELHQANLGVIWERLGI
- a CDS encoding Nif11-like leader peptide family natural product precursor, whose product is MSTAQLRQFFAHISRDPSLREQVLQAVSADAAALIAQKLGYEVSGDELLRFSGKSSSGVSVTKIQHPGEYH
- a CDS encoding PAP/fibrillin family protein codes for the protein MGHHRDQLVDLLRQKPNDAGLQTLIERVEHEQPADLTNSANLLRGVWELHWSSSQQPWLRPSSGLENLQILDPEHGRGCNLLRLRGLLSALRGIRVRAEVQVASSQRVMVCFRQGGWVGPSLPNRQKLSWMRKVQQSTPAWLDITVLDEQPRICRGNVGTTFALLKRNNLNLKTFFGVCGLANMAGICQQAEPEPKGLHSI